TTGAGCCCTGCAGGCTGCAGCTTTGCACTCACTTGCGATGGATGTGTTTGCCTTGCTCCCAAAGCCTTTTTCGCGCCGTATCAACGCCTTCACGGCGGTCGTCGGGGCGGGTGTGCTCGCCTGCCTCGTACCGGCCTGCCAGGGCGCGGCCGAAGACGACCAGGACACCGATGAGGAGGGCATGGGCGGCGACGGCGGGGAGCAGGCGGCTGGTGGTTCAAGCAACGGCCAAGGTGGTGTTGGGGGCAAAGCCGGAGCGGGAGGTTCCCCTGGCGGTGTTGCGGGACAGGGCGCGGGGGGGGCCCCTGGCGGTGTTGGCGGGCAGGGCGTGGGAGGTTCGGGAGCCGGTGGCAGTTCTTTGGGTGGTGGCAGTGGGGGTGCGCCTTCACCGGGGGCCGGCGGAACGGGCGGTACAAATGGCGTTCAGGGGGGCAAAGGCGGCTCCGCGGCCATGGGAGGCAGCGGTAGCGGTGGCATGCCGGGGGGCGCTGGGGGCATGCCGGGGAGCGGCGGCACAGGCGGCTCGATGCCCCCTTCGGGAAGCGTGGTCCGCCGGGGGCTCATCGCCCAGTACGATTTCCGCGAGACCTCGGGAGACACGGTGAGGGACACCTCGGGGGTGGGCGCGGCCTTCGACCTGAAGATGTTCCGCACGCAGTACATCGAGCGGCTCAACCACGGGGTGAAGTTCCTCAAGGCGCCGACGAGTGGGCAAAACGATGGTCCCGATCAGACCACGCCGATCATCCGATCCGGGGGGGCCGCAGACAAAATCAATAATCCCATCCGTGCCGCGAACGCCTTTTCACTGGAGGTGTGGCTCAAACCGACTGTGCTCAAGCAAAGCGGACCCGCCCGGGTGATATCGCTCGACTACACCAATTACGAGCTCACCAATCTCAACCTGATGCACGGCCCGCCGGGTTGTTCGGACGGGAGCGAAGGACAATATGTTCAGCTTCGCATCGGAGGAGCAGACAACGCCTGCCCTGCCCTGCCCACGCCTGCGCAGCCCAACCTCACGGGCCAAGTGCAACACTTGGTCCTCACCCAATCGGGCAAAGACTGGGTGCTCTACAGCAACGGCCAGGTCAGCGCGAAGGGCACCCACACACGTTCGCCCTCGCAGTGGAATACCCAGGCCGGGCTGGCATTTGGCAACCTCATGCACCTGCCCACGCCTGGCGCTGCGCACGCCAACTTCCGCTATTGGCTGGGCGAGTTGTACTACGTGGGTTGGTACGACGTGGCCCTCACCGAAGCGGAAGTGAAGACCAACGCATCGATCCCCTACGCGCAGCGCTGAGCCCGCTCTCGTCTGCGATTGCACGCTGCCGCGCGTGTTTGACGCGCGGTCTGCCGTGGCTCATGCTCCTGCCCATGCCTCTCGTGAAGATCGAACGGCGCCGGCGGGACGGGGCTTGCGCGAAGGCGGACTTGTTCGAGGCCGTGCACCAGGCCATTCGCGCCGCCTTCCACACGCCACCTCACGACCGTACCCAGCGCTTCGTGGAGTATCAGGCGGAAGACTTCGAGATTCCACCCGGCTGCAGTGAGGCTTTGACAATCATCGAGATCTCGGCTTTTGCGGGACGCAGCCTCGACGCCAAGCGGGCCCTCTACCGCGAGATCGTGAGCCGCACGTCGGCGCTGGGCATCCCTTCAGAAGACGTATTCATCGTGCTTCAC
Above is a genomic segment from Myxococcales bacterium containing:
- a CDS encoding LamG domain-containing protein, which codes for MLPKPFSRRINAFTAVVGAGVLACLVPACQGAAEDDQDTDEEGMGGDGGEQAAGGSSNGQGGVGGKAGAGGSPGGVAGQGAGGAPGGVGGQGVGGSGAGGSSLGGGSGGAPSPGAGGTGGTNGVQGGKGGSAAMGGSGSGGMPGGAGGMPGSGGTGGSMPPSGSVVRRGLIAQYDFRETSGDTVRDTSGVGAAFDLKMFRTQYIERLNHGVKFLKAPTSGQNDGPDQTTPIIRSGGAADKINNPIRAANAFSLEVWLKPTVLKQSGPARVISLDYTNYELTNLNLMHGPPGCSDGSEGQYVQLRIGGADNACPALPTPAQPNLTGQVQHLVLTQSGKDWVLYSNGQVSAKGTHTRSPSQWNTQAGLAFGNLMHLPTPGAAHANFRYWLGELYYVGWYDVALTEAEVKTNASIPYAQR
- a CDS encoding tautomerase family protein; protein product: MPLVKIERRRRDGACAKADLFEAVHQAIRAAFHTPPHDRTQRFVEYQAEDFEIPPGCSEALTIIEISAFAGRSLDAKRALYREIVSRTSALGIPSEDVFIVLHDVPLENWGLKGGQAACDVDFGFKIKV